Proteins encoded in a region of the Sphingomonas sp. OV641 genome:
- a CDS encoding KilA-N domain-containing protein, producing MTFTGKTLALVPHSYQGSLIQLRADDGYINATAMCKAAGKLWGHYRENAQTKAFLDALASDIGIPISTLVQSVKGGAAEHQGTWVHPQVSVHLAQWLSPQFAVKVSQWVLAWMTGLRPNDRVWAQFEDRVSLVYDNVPLGYFAVFQQISDLFASMITNGADFGTRMILDLSVGGCWGRHWTKHQLDEDFGPRALYPHSYPSYFPQSWSNPQDAWCYPEDAIPTFKRWLREEYVPVKMPAYLRDQVRKSKLPAPVANNALAALAAREQGRALPRYSPN from the coding sequence ATGACATTCACCGGTAAAACACTCGCACTTGTCCCGCACAGCTATCAAGGATCGCTGATCCAGCTTCGCGCTGACGACGGCTACATCAACGCGACCGCGATGTGCAAAGCGGCCGGCAAGCTCTGGGGCCACTACCGCGAGAACGCACAGACGAAGGCATTTCTTGACGCGCTAGCGAGCGATATCGGTATTCCGATATCGACCCTAGTGCAGTCCGTGAAAGGCGGCGCCGCCGAGCATCAGGGCACTTGGGTGCACCCACAGGTATCGGTTCATCTCGCGCAATGGCTTTCGCCTCAGTTCGCTGTGAAGGTCAGCCAGTGGGTGCTAGCCTGGATGACAGGTTTGCGCCCCAACGACCGCGTCTGGGCGCAGTTCGAAGACCGCGTATCGCTTGTTTATGACAACGTCCCCCTGGGCTACTTCGCGGTGTTTCAGCAGATCAGCGACCTGTTCGCTTCAATGATCACCAACGGCGCCGACTTCGGCACAAGAATGATCCTTGACCTAAGCGTCGGGGGATGTTGGGGGCGGCACTGGACAAAGCATCAGCTCGATGAGGATTTCGGCCCACGCGCCCTCTACCCTCACAGCTACCCCTCTTACTTCCCGCAGTCGTGGTCGAACCCGCAGGACGCTTGGTGCTATCCTGAAGACGCTATTCCCACTTTCAAGCGGTGGCTGCGAGAAGAGTATGTACCGGTAAAGATGCCCGCGTATCTTCGAGATCAGGTGCGTAAGAGCAAGCTTCCGGCGCCGGTCGCGAACAATGCGCTGGCCGCTCTGGCGGCGCGCGAGCAGGGCCGCGCGCTCCCGCGATATTCGCCTAACTGA
- a CDS encoding HIRAN domain-containing protein, with translation MGICDFRLPACGEWYNNEDGSSRQEELARCVPGEPIKLVREPDNPHDPAAVAVRSARGIKIGYLRRDRARWIGSKIDRGYDVRGIVERIKGASLPNSTLGLVMRLNMDGEDPALGPIKPDIGDYLLSHR, from the coding sequence TTGGGTATCTGCGATTTTCGACTGCCGGCATGTGGAGAGTGGTACAACAACGAGGATGGCAGCAGCCGCCAAGAGGAACTGGCGCGCTGTGTTCCGGGAGAGCCGATCAAGCTGGTGCGTGAGCCCGACAACCCGCACGACCCGGCCGCCGTCGCGGTCAGAAGCGCTCGGGGCATCAAGATCGGCTACCTGCGCCGCGACCGGGCCCGCTGGATCGGGTCGAAGATCGACCGCGGTTATGACGTGCGAGGGATTGTGGAGCGCATCAAGGGCGCCTCGCTGCCGAACAGCACTCTTGGGCTGGTGATGCGGCTTAATATGGACGGCGAGGATCCGGCGCTGGGTCCGATCAAGCCGGACATCGGCGACTACCTTCTCAGCCACCGGTGA
- a CDS encoding DUF1828 domain-containing protein has product MSPDALSDALCRAFCGAIDVRPVPSGLAISSAFEDSSGDRLTFYLTEDEDGYRIEDDGDYLATLIAKDIPINEGMRGQLLDAILDQGKAYWDRETFEIKTTAFPAKDVQRRTIDFLSSLIRVRDLELVTREVVRSTFREDVVSAMVRRFGPAITITEGGVVANDFSEFPADIVVHPTAFAPGAKAGAIYLVNNSDKLNEALLAHQEAQMHDRHDIGVVALIEEPDMKVVSRRRFQRAQNRSLPMPIFRGDEDGAMTLIARELSLPRTVAA; this is encoded by the coding sequence ATGTCTCCTGACGCCCTCTCCGATGCGCTCTGCCGTGCGTTCTGCGGAGCCATAGACGTACGCCCTGTTCCGAGCGGATTAGCGATCAGCTCAGCCTTCGAGGATAGCTCCGGTGACCGCCTCACCTTCTACCTGACGGAGGATGAGGACGGCTATCGCATCGAGGACGATGGCGATTACCTGGCGACGCTTATCGCCAAGGATATCCCCATCAACGAAGGCATGAGGGGACAATTGCTCGATGCAATCCTTGATCAGGGCAAAGCCTATTGGGATCGCGAAACGTTCGAGATCAAGACCACCGCATTTCCTGCGAAGGACGTACAGCGCCGTACGATTGATTTCCTTTCGTCGCTAATTCGCGTCCGCGACCTTGAACTAGTGACGCGCGAAGTCGTCCGATCCACATTTCGCGAGGACGTTGTGTCCGCGATGGTGCGACGCTTCGGCCCAGCGATCACGATCACTGAGGGCGGGGTCGTCGCAAACGACTTTTCCGAGTTTCCCGCGGACATTGTTGTTCATCCAACCGCCTTTGCCCCTGGCGCAAAGGCCGGCGCCATTTATCTCGTGAACAACAGCGACAAGCTGAATGAGGCGCTGTTGGCTCATCAAGAGGCCCAGATGCATGATCGGCACGACATCGGCGTGGTAGCGCTCATCGAAGAGCCGGACATGAAGGTTGTAAGTCGCCGGCGCTTCCAGCGAGCACAGAACCGTTCATTGCCCATGCCGATCTTTCGGGGTGACGAAGACGGCGCGATGACGCTGATTGCTCGGGAGCTTTCACTTCCAAGGACCGTAGCTGCTTAG